From Anopheles arabiensis isolate DONGOLA chromosome 3, AaraD3, whole genome shotgun sequence, a single genomic window includes:
- the LOC120904963 gene encoding CD109 antigen-like isoform X2 encodes MRRSTMFASKKDPAIRILSTSSSSLLAVCLVLSVVLVPAVQCEGHYSIVGAKLLRPNSEYHVAVTNQDVSEPIRFSLAITDASSVIAKQEITLNTGETRLVPFAIGDISESSYKLVAEGLSGLTFKNETDLEYQQKSFSVFVQTDKSIYKPGDTVRFRVLVLDPNTKPLQKADNISVHINDAKANRIKQWKEGKLVKGVFESELTLSTAPVLGAWTINVEVLGSKHNKVFEVDEYVLPKFEVTVESPGITTFKDGKVKAIIRSKYTYGKPVKGEATVSVSPEFQFHYVQPFAKDVITRKVIPIDGKGSVEFDLREDIHLEGDYSRNIVIEAVVEEELTGRKQNASAKVMIYDRRYKMELVKSDDNFKPGLPYTAWLKVSYQDGAPVQDQTNPVEVKQSSFESTTSVQNYTLDQNGMAKLEINTEVNSSYINVVGVYLGQEFYLHGISKAESDVDSYIRAQVLTEMPLVGKDVLVEVTSTSPMKYFTYQLLGRGDVLLSNTIAVPESKTQSFKFPATFAMVPRAKLVVYYIAPNGDMVSDSKVITFDSELQNFMKVSLSKEQSKPGQDVEISISTNPDSYVGLLGVDQSVLLLKSGNDITKQQVFSELEKYEERSYGFYRRKKRFAWNPHAEHRDFSTVGAFVMSNANDPPRTIKLIRTQFHRRRLMSRVNVHHRQYFRRGPVPRTKLHHEGVLAHASLQKYEPTVLPRKSFPECWLWSSIAAINFSGEKTLQKKVPDTITSWIITGFSVNPIYGLGLTQQPRKLNVFLPFFVSTNLPYSVKRGEVVAIPIVVFNYMEDDQTAEVVLHNDEQEFDFADVENEVVESNKVELFRQKRLDIASNTGKSVSFMVKPKKLGHITIKVTAKTKIAGDAVERQLLVEPEGLPQFINKAAFIDLRAAPELTKTFEVEIPKNAVPDSTRIEVAVIGDVMGSTIQNLDSLIRMPYGCGEQNMLNFVPNIVVLDYLKATNKLTANIEAKAKKFMEAGYQRELSYKHRDGSFSAFGENDKSGSTWLTAFVARSFKQAANHITIDEGVIDKSLEWLSDHQAPNGSFPEVGVVSHKDMQGGSGSGVALTAYTLIAFLENINLVDKYKNTINKAIDYVYRNTESLDDTYALALAAYALQLADHSSKGLILSKLDTKATTDSDSKWWHKPIPETEQKNPWYSRPNSVNVEMSAYGMLAFLEAGLDTDALPIMKWLIGQRNDKGGFQSTQDTVVGLQALAKLAAKITSPNNDVTLTAKINENQEKRMTVNAENGMILQKFELPSAARNIEIQATGSGFAVVQLSYKYNMNVTGEWPRFVLDPQVNANTNPDYLHLSVCASFVPSAGQNVSNMAVMEVGFPSGFTADSDTLPSLENMPFIKKVETKDGDTTVVLYFDSLDQRELCPTISAFRTHKVAKQKPAPVVIYDYYDNSRIARQFYDGPKASLCDICENEDCGEACSIRSQKQRSSDSPSRQPTVEGTMQSGSQTVRVSFFTFLLATLLVRMFH; translated from the exons GGATGCAAGCAGCGTGATCGCCAAACAGGAGATTACGCTGAACACCGGTGAAACGCGGCTCGTACCGTTCGCT ATTGGTGATATTTCCGAGTCGTCGTACAAGCTGGTCGCCGAAGGGTTATCGGGCCTAACCTTTAAGAACGAAACCGATTTGGAGTATCAGCAGAAGAGCTTCTCGGTATTTGTGCAAACGGACAAATCCATCTACAAGCCGGGCGATACGGTGCGGTTCCGTGTGCTGGTACTCGACCCGAACACCAAACCCCTCCAGAAGGCGGACAACATTAGCGTGCACATTAACGACGCTAAAGCGAACCGCATCAAGCAGTGGAAGGAGGGCAAGCTGGTGAAGGGTGTGTTCGAGTCGGAGCTGACCCTCTCGACCGCCCCGGTGCTGGGCGCGTGGACCATCAACGTGGAAGTGCTGGGATCG AAACACAACAAAGTTTTTGAGGTGGATGAGTATGTGTTGCCGAAGTTTGAGGTTACGGTTGAGTCGCCCGGCATCACCACGTTCAAGGATGGTAAGGTGAAGGCGATCATTCGCTCGAAGTACACGTACGGCAAGCCGGTGAAGGGTGAGGCAACCGTGTCGGTCAGTCCCGAGTTCCAGTTCCATTACGTGCAGCCGTTCGCTAAGGATGTGATCACGCGCAAGGTGATCCCGATCGATGGCAAGGGTTCGGTTGAGTTCGATCTGCGCGAGGATATCCATCTGGAGGGTGATTACTCGCGTAACATCGTCATTGAGGCGGTGGTGGAGGAAGAGCTAACTGGACGGAAACAGAACGCCTCCGCCAAGGTGATGATCTACGATCGTCGCTACAAGATGGAGCTGGTAAAGTCGGACGATAACTTCAAGCCTGGGCTGCCGTACACGGCGTGGCTGAAGGTGTCCTACCAGGATGGTGCGCCAGTGCAGGACCAAACGAATCCGGTCGAAGTAAAGCAGTCTTCGTTCGAAAGCACCACATCGGTGCAGAACTACACGCTCGATCAGAACGGTATGGCAAAGCTAGAGATCAACACCGAGGTGAACAGCTCGTACATCAACGTGGTCGGTGTGTATCTGGGCCAGGAGTTTTATCTGCACGGCATTTCGAAGGCCGAATCGGACGTGGATTCGTACATTCGCGCTCAGGTGCTGACGGAGATGCCGCTGGTCGGTAAGGATGTGCTGGTGGAGGTGACCTCGACCAGCCCGATGAAGTACTTCACCTACCAGCTGCTCGGACGAGGAGATGTGCTGCTGAGTAATACGATCGCTGTGCCGGAAAGCAAAACGCAGTCGTTCAAATTCCCCGCCACCTTTGCGATGGTACCGAGGGCCAAGCTGGTTGTATACTATATTGCCCCGAACGGGGATATGGTCAGCGACAGCAAGGTGATCACCTTTGACAGTGAGCTGCAAAACTTT ATGAAAGTAAGCCTCTCGAAGGAGCAGTCGAAACCGGGTCAGGATGTGGAgatcagcatcagcaccaATCCGGACTCGTACGTCGGACTGCTCGGTGTCGATCAGAGCGTGCTGCTGCTCAAGAGCGGTAACGATATTACCAAGCAGCAGGTGTTTAGCGAGCTGGAGAAGTACGAGGAGCGCTCGTACGGGTTCTATCGCAGGAAGAAGCGTTTCGCATGGAATCCGCATGCTGAACATCGGGATTTTAGT ACCGTCGGTGCATTTGTGATGTCGAACGCGAATGACCCTCCCC GAACAATAAAGCTGATTAGAACTCAGTTTCATCGTAGGCGTCTAATGTCCCGTGTAAATGTGCACCATAGACAGTATTTTCGTAGAGGTCCAGTGCCCCGTACAAAGCTGCACCATGAGGGCGTTCTTGCGCACGCTTCGTTGCAAAAGTATGAACCAACTGTCCTTCCCAGAAAATCCTTCCCAGAATGTTGGCTTTGGAGTAGCATTGCAGCTATAAA CTTCAGTGGAGAGAAGACGCTGCAGAAGAAGGTCCCCGATACGATCACGTCCTGGATCATTACTGGCTTTTCGGTGAATCCAATCTACGGGCTGGGCCTTACGCAGCAGCCTCGCAAGCTGAACGTGTTCCTGCCATTCTTCGTCTCAACGAACCTGCCGTACTCGGTCAAGCGGGGCGAGGTGGTCGCCATTCCGATCGTTGTGTTTAACTACATGGAGGATGATCAGACGGCCGAAGTGGTGCTGCACAACGATGAGCAGGAGTTTGATTTTGCTGACGTGGAGAATGAAGTTGTTGAGTCGAACA AAGTTGAACTGTTCCGTCAGAAGCGACTGGACATTGCCTCAAACACCGGCAAATCGGTCTCGTTCATGGTGAAACCGAAGAAGCTTGGCCACATCACGATCAAGGTAACGGCGAAAACGAAGATCGCCGGTGATGCGGTTGAGCGTCAGCTGCTGGTCGAACCGGAAGGTCTGCCCCAGTTCATCAACAAGGCCGCCTTTATTGATCTGCGCGCAGCACCAGAACTGACCAAGACGTTCGAGGTGGAAATCCCCAAGAACGCTGTCCCAGACTCGACCCGCATTGAGGTGGCCGTGATTGGCGATGTGATGGGCTCGACCATACAGAACCTGGACTCGCTGATCCGCATGCCGTACGGTTGCGGCGAGCAGAACATGCTCAACTTTGTGCCGAACATTGTCGTGCTGGACTACCTGAAGGCAACCAACAAGCTGACGGCCAACATCGAGGCCAAGGCGAAGAAGTTCATGGAGGCGGGCTATCAGCGGGAGCTGAGCTACAAGCACCGTGACGGTTCGTTCAGTGCGTTCGGTGAGAACGATAAGAGCGGCAGCACCTGGCTGACGGCGTTCGTTGCGCGATCGTTCAAGCAGGCGGCCAATCACATCACGATCGATGAGGGCGTGATCGACAAATCGCTGGAATGGTTGAGCGATCATCAGGCACCGAACGGTAGCTTCCCGGAGGTGGGTGTCGTATCGCACAAGGACATGCAGGGCGGATCCGGCTCGGGTGTCGCCCTTACCGCGTACACACTGATCGCTTTCCTGGAGAACATTAACCTGGTGGATAAGTACAAGAACACGATCAACAAGGCGATCGACTACGTGTACCGCAACACGGAATCGCTGGACGATACGTACGCGCTGGCACTGGCAGCGTACGCACTCCAGCTTGCCGATCACTCGTCGAAGGGGCTCATCCTGAGCAAGCTGGACACGAAGGCAACGACCGACAGTGATTCGAAGTGGTGGCACAAACCGATCCCCGAGACGGAACAGAAGAACCCGTGGTACAGCCGACCCAACTCGGTGAACGTCGAGATGAGTGCGTACGGTATGTTGGCCTTCCTGGAGGCTGGTCTCGACACGGACGCCCTGCCGATCATGAAGTGGCTGATTGGGCAGCGTAACGACAAGGGTGGCTTCCAGTCGACGCAGGACACGGTCGTGGGGCTGCAGGCACTCGCCAAGCTGGCCGCCAAGATCACATCGCCCAACAATGACGTCACGCTGACGGCAAAGATCAATGAAAATCAGGAAAAGCGCATGACGGTAAACGCGGAGAATGGTATGATCCTGCAGAAGTTTGAGCTACCGTCGGCTGCCCGCAACATCGAGATTCAGGCCACGGGCAGCGGCTTTGCCGTGGTGCAGCTGTCCTACAAGTACAACATGAACGTGACCGGCGAGTGGCCACGGTTTGTGCTCGATCCGCAGGTGAACGCGAACACCAATCCGGACTATCTGCATCTGTCGGTGTGTGCGAGCTTTGTACCGTCGGCCGGACAGAACGTGTCGAACATGGCTGTGATGGAGGTGGGCTTCCCGAGCGGGTTTACCGCGGACTCGGATACGCTGCCGTCGTTGGAAAATATGCCATTCATTAAG AAAGTGGAAACTAAGGACGGTGACACGACGGTAGTGCTGTACTTCGACAGCTTGGATCAGCGCGAGCTCTGTCCAACGATCTCCGCCTTCCGGACGCACAAGGTAGCCAAGCAGAAGCCGGCACCGGTTGTAATCTACGATTATTATGACAATT cTCGTATCGCCCGTCAGTTCTACGACGGACCGAAGGCCTCCCTGTGCGACATCTGCGAAAACGAGGACTGCGGCGAGGCGTGCAGCATCCGATCGCAGAAGCAACGCTCGTCGGACAGTCCCAGCCGCCAGCCGACGGTGGAAGGCACCATGCAGAGCGGCAGTCAAACGGTGCGCGTCAGCTTTTTCACATTCCTCCTGGCAACGCTGCTAGTGCGGATGTTCCACTAG
- the LOC120904963 gene encoding CD109 antigen-like isoform X13: protein MRRSTMFASKKDPAIRILSTSSSSLLAVCLVLSVVLVPAVQCEGHYSIVGAKLLRPNSEYHVAVTNQDVSEPIRFSLAITDASSVIAKQEITLNTGETRLVPFAIGDISESSYKLVAEGLSGLTFKNETDLEYQQKSFSVFVQTDKSIYKPGDTVRFRVLVLDPNTKPLQKADNISVHINDAKANRIKQWKEGKLVKGVFESELTLSTAPVLGAWTINVEVLGSKHNKVFEVDEYVLPKFEVTVESPGITTFKDGKVKAIIRSKYTYGKPVKGEATVSVSPEFQFHYVQPFAKDVITRKVIPIDGKGSVEFDLREDIHLEGDYSRNIVIEAVVEEELTGRKQNASAKVMIYDRRYKMELVKSDDNFKPGLPYTAWLKVSYQDGAPVQDQTNPVEVKQSSFESTTSVQNYTLDQNGMAKLEINTEVNSSYINVVGVYLGQEFYLHGISKAESDVDSYIRAQVLTEMPLVGKDVLVEVTSTSPMKYFTYQLLGRGDVLLSNTIAVPESKTQSFKFPATFAMVPRAKLVVYYIAPNGDMVSDSKVITFDSELQNFMKVSLSKEQSKPGQDVEISISTNPDSYVGLLGVDQSVLLLKSGNDITKQQVFSELEKYEERSYGFYRRKKRFAWNPHAEHRDFSTVGAFVMSNANDPPQLAFPEAIAFASPSLGASAGIPSADGPTVRKDFPESWIWYSAAEEGFSGEKTLQKKVPDTITSWIITGFSVNPIYGLGLTQQPRKLNVFLPFFVSTNLPYSVKRGEVVAIPIVVFNYMEDDQTAEVVLHNDEQEFDFADVENEVVESNKVELFRQKRLDIASNTGKSVSFMVKPKKLGHITIKVTAKTKIAGDAVERQLLVEPEGLPQFINKAAFIDLRAAPELTKTFEVEIPKNAVPDSTRIEVAVIGDVMGSTIQNLDSLIRMPYGCGEQNMLNFVPNIVVLDYLKATNKLTANIEAKAKKFMEAGYQRELSYKHRDGSFSAFGENDKSGSTWLTAFVARSFKQAANHITIDEGVIDKSLEWLSDHQAPNGSFPEVGVVSHKDMQGGSGSGVALTAYTLIAFLENINLVDKYKNTINKAIDYVYRNTESLDDTYALALAAYALQLADHSSKGLILSKLDTKATTDSDSKWWHKPIPETEQKNPWYSRPNSVNVEMSAYGMLAFLEAGLDTDALPIMKWLIGQRNDKGGFQSTQDTVVGLQALAKLAAKITSPNNDVTLTAKINENQEKRMTVNAENGMILQKFELPSAARNIEIQATGSGFAVVQLSYKYNMNVTGEWPRFVLDPQVNANTNPDYLHLSVCASFVPSAGQNVSNMAVMEVGFPSGFTADSDTLPSLENMPFIKKVETKDGDTTVVLYFDSLDQRELCPTISAFRTHKVAKQKPAPVVIYDYYDNSRIARQFYDGPKASLCDICENEDCGEACSIRSQKQRSSDSPSRQPTVEGTMQSGSQTVRVSFFTFLLATLLVRMFH from the exons GGATGCAAGCAGCGTGATCGCCAAACAGGAGATTACGCTGAACACCGGTGAAACGCGGCTCGTACCGTTCGCT ATTGGTGATATTTCCGAGTCGTCGTACAAGCTGGTCGCCGAAGGGTTATCGGGCCTAACCTTTAAGAACGAAACCGATTTGGAGTATCAGCAGAAGAGCTTCTCGGTATTTGTGCAAACGGACAAATCCATCTACAAGCCGGGCGATACGGTGCGGTTCCGTGTGCTGGTACTCGACCCGAACACCAAACCCCTCCAGAAGGCGGACAACATTAGCGTGCACATTAACGACGCTAAAGCGAACCGCATCAAGCAGTGGAAGGAGGGCAAGCTGGTGAAGGGTGTGTTCGAGTCGGAGCTGACCCTCTCGACCGCCCCGGTGCTGGGCGCGTGGACCATCAACGTGGAAGTGCTGGGATCG AAACACAACAAAGTTTTTGAGGTGGATGAGTATGTGTTGCCGAAGTTTGAGGTTACGGTTGAGTCGCCCGGCATCACCACGTTCAAGGATGGTAAGGTGAAGGCGATCATTCGCTCGAAGTACACGTACGGCAAGCCGGTGAAGGGTGAGGCAACCGTGTCGGTCAGTCCCGAGTTCCAGTTCCATTACGTGCAGCCGTTCGCTAAGGATGTGATCACGCGCAAGGTGATCCCGATCGATGGCAAGGGTTCGGTTGAGTTCGATCTGCGCGAGGATATCCATCTGGAGGGTGATTACTCGCGTAACATCGTCATTGAGGCGGTGGTGGAGGAAGAGCTAACTGGACGGAAACAGAACGCCTCCGCCAAGGTGATGATCTACGATCGTCGCTACAAGATGGAGCTGGTAAAGTCGGACGATAACTTCAAGCCTGGGCTGCCGTACACGGCGTGGCTGAAGGTGTCCTACCAGGATGGTGCGCCAGTGCAGGACCAAACGAATCCGGTCGAAGTAAAGCAGTCTTCGTTCGAAAGCACCACATCGGTGCAGAACTACACGCTCGATCAGAACGGTATGGCAAAGCTAGAGATCAACACCGAGGTGAACAGCTCGTACATCAACGTGGTCGGTGTGTATCTGGGCCAGGAGTTTTATCTGCACGGCATTTCGAAGGCCGAATCGGACGTGGATTCGTACATTCGCGCTCAGGTGCTGACGGAGATGCCGCTGGTCGGTAAGGATGTGCTGGTGGAGGTGACCTCGACCAGCCCGATGAAGTACTTCACCTACCAGCTGCTCGGACGAGGAGATGTGCTGCTGAGTAATACGATCGCTGTGCCGGAAAGCAAAACGCAGTCGTTCAAATTCCCCGCCACCTTTGCGATGGTACCGAGGGCCAAGCTGGTTGTATACTATATTGCCCCGAACGGGGATATGGTCAGCGACAGCAAGGTGATCACCTTTGACAGTGAGCTGCAAAACTTT ATGAAAGTAAGCCTCTCGAAGGAGCAGTCGAAACCGGGTCAGGATGTGGAgatcagcatcagcaccaATCCGGACTCGTACGTCGGACTGCTCGGTGTCGATCAGAGCGTGCTGCTGCTCAAGAGCGGTAACGATATTACCAAGCAGCAGGTGTTTAGCGAGCTGGAGAAGTACGAGGAGCGCTCGTACGGGTTCTATCGCAGGAAGAAGCGTTTCGCATGGAATCCGCATGCTGAACATCGGGATTTTAGT ACCGTCGGTGCATTTGTGATGTCGAACGCGAATGACCCTCCCC AGCTCGCGTTTCCGGAAGCCATTGCGTTTGCCTCTCCTTCCCTGGGCGCCAGCGCGGGCATACCGAGTGCTGATGGTCCCACCGTAAGGAAAGATTTTCCGGAATCGTGGATTTGGTATAGCGCGGCCGAGGAAGG CTTCAGTGGAGAGAAGACGCTGCAGAAGAAGGTCCCCGATACGATCACGTCCTGGATCATTACTGGCTTTTCGGTGAATCCAATCTACGGGCTGGGCCTTACGCAGCAGCCTCGCAAGCTGAACGTGTTCCTGCCATTCTTCGTCTCAACGAACCTGCCGTACTCGGTCAAGCGGGGCGAGGTGGTCGCCATTCCGATCGTTGTGTTTAACTACATGGAGGATGATCAGACGGCCGAAGTGGTGCTGCACAACGATGAGCAGGAGTTTGATTTTGCTGACGTGGAGAATGAAGTTGTTGAGTCGAACA AAGTTGAACTGTTCCGTCAGAAGCGACTGGACATTGCCTCAAACACCGGCAAATCGGTCTCGTTCATGGTGAAACCGAAGAAGCTTGGCCACATCACGATCAAGGTAACGGCGAAAACGAAGATCGCCGGTGATGCGGTTGAGCGTCAGCTGCTGGTCGAACCGGAAGGTCTGCCCCAGTTCATCAACAAGGCCGCCTTTATTGATCTGCGCGCAGCACCAGAACTGACCAAGACGTTCGAGGTGGAAATCCCCAAGAACGCTGTCCCAGACTCGACCCGCATTGAGGTGGCCGTGATTGGCGATGTGATGGGCTCGACCATACAGAACCTGGACTCGCTGATCCGCATGCCGTACGGTTGCGGCGAGCAGAACATGCTCAACTTTGTGCCGAACATTGTCGTGCTGGACTACCTGAAGGCAACCAACAAGCTGACGGCCAACATCGAGGCCAAGGCGAAGAAGTTCATGGAGGCGGGCTATCAGCGGGAGCTGAGCTACAAGCACCGTGACGGTTCGTTCAGTGCGTTCGGTGAGAACGATAAGAGCGGCAGCACCTGGCTGACGGCGTTCGTTGCGCGATCGTTCAAGCAGGCGGCCAATCACATCACGATCGATGAGGGCGTGATCGACAAATCGCTGGAATGGTTGAGCGATCATCAGGCACCGAACGGTAGCTTCCCGGAGGTGGGTGTCGTATCGCACAAGGACATGCAGGGCGGATCCGGCTCGGGTGTCGCCCTTACCGCGTACACACTGATCGCTTTCCTGGAGAACATTAACCTGGTGGATAAGTACAAGAACACGATCAACAAGGCGATCGACTACGTGTACCGCAACACGGAATCGCTGGACGATACGTACGCGCTGGCACTGGCAGCGTACGCACTCCAGCTTGCCGATCACTCGTCGAAGGGGCTCATCCTGAGCAAGCTGGACACGAAGGCAACGACCGACAGTGATTCGAAGTGGTGGCACAAACCGATCCCCGAGACGGAACAGAAGAACCCGTGGTACAGCCGACCCAACTCGGTGAACGTCGAGATGAGTGCGTACGGTATGTTGGCCTTCCTGGAGGCTGGTCTCGACACGGACGCCCTGCCGATCATGAAGTGGCTGATTGGGCAGCGTAACGACAAGGGTGGCTTCCAGTCGACGCAGGACACGGTCGTGGGGCTGCAGGCACTCGCCAAGCTGGCCGCCAAGATCACATCGCCCAACAATGACGTCACGCTGACGGCAAAGATCAATGAAAATCAGGAAAAGCGCATGACGGTAAACGCGGAGAATGGTATGATCCTGCAGAAGTTTGAGCTACCGTCGGCTGCCCGCAACATCGAGATTCAGGCCACGGGCAGCGGCTTTGCCGTGGTGCAGCTGTCCTACAAGTACAACATGAACGTGACCGGCGAGTGGCCACGGTTTGTGCTCGATCCGCAGGTGAACGCGAACACCAATCCGGACTATCTGCATCTGTCGGTGTGTGCGAGCTTTGTACCGTCGGCCGGACAGAACGTGTCGAACATGGCTGTGATGGAGGTGGGCTTCCCGAGCGGGTTTACCGCGGACTCGGATACGCTGCCGTCGTTGGAAAATATGCCATTCATTAAG AAAGTGGAAACTAAGGACGGTGACACGACGGTAGTGCTGTACTTCGACAGCTTGGATCAGCGCGAGCTCTGTCCAACGATCTCCGCCTTCCGGACGCACAAGGTAGCCAAGCAGAAGCCGGCACCGGTTGTAATCTACGATTATTATGACAATT cTCGTATCGCCCGTCAGTTCTACGACGGACCGAAGGCCTCCCTGTGCGACATCTGCGAAAACGAGGACTGCGGCGAGGCGTGCAGCATCCGATCGCAGAAGCAACGCTCGTCGGACAGTCCCAGCCGCCAGCCGACGGTGGAAGGCACCATGCAGAGCGGCAGTCAAACGGTGCGCGTCAGCTTTTTCACATTCCTCCTGGCAACGCTGCTAGTGCGGATGTTCCACTAG